From Rutidosis leptorrhynchoides isolate AG116_Rl617_1_P2 chromosome 3, CSIRO_AGI_Rlap_v1, whole genome shotgun sequence, a single genomic window includes:
- the LOC139900100 gene encoding uncharacterized protein has protein sequence MTSGAKTNDNNTIPNITLSAEQFQILLAAAQGNHSNGNNGQQNLPKTYSYKDFSNCKPPSYKGNEGPVELTWWFEKLESIFWMCNCADVNRVKFATGSLSGGALTWWTAYSQTVGLDAANAIPWTVLKRMMTNKYCPRNQVQKMESEFWELKVKGTDIEAYTNHFLELATLCNDMVPTEHKKIERYVEGLSDEIQGNVIAAGKETVDGVILMAQNLVMAKRRKLATNKQTEVKAADNKRNFEPAQSSGQGSNKRVSDATKSSYIGTKPLCNRCDKHHHGRCTVECSRCKKIGHLTKNCKVVLPATNTPAAKTNPTVPTCYGCGEVGHFRNQCPKNKTAIAGNAKGRAFLMTTEEAREEDEVITADKNFKIDLLPVELGSFDVVVGMDWLTPLRAAIMCCDKTINIPLKNGETLIIQGEKSGSKLNIISCIKTRKYMMKGYQAILANVKEVEPEEKRIEDVPVVREFPEVFPEELPGLPPQRQVKFQIDLTPSAAPIAKKQLNMRQRRWVELLNDYDCELKYHPGKGNVVADALSRKERNKPIRVRALNMVIQTNLTTRIREAQLEALKEENVQLERLKEYN, from the exons atGACTAGTGGTGCGAAAACAAACGACAACAACACTATTCCCAACATCACTCTCTCTGCCGAGCAATTTCAGATACTTTTAGCTGCCGCCCAGGGCAACCACAGCAATGGCAACAATGGTCAACAGAATCTCCCCAAAACTTATTCATACAAGGATTTCTCAAACTGCAAACCTCCAAGCTATAAAGGAAATGAGGGACCGGTTGAACTAACTTGgtggttcgaaaaacttgaatctATTTTCTGGATGTGCAATTGTGCCGATGTTAATCGCGTTAAGTTTGCTACAGGATCTTTATCTGGCGGTGCACTGACTTGGTGGACCGCATACTCTCAAACTGTGGGACTTGATGCTGCAAATGCCATTCCATGGACTGTCCTAAAAAGAATGATGACGAACAAGTATTGTCCGAGAAATCAGGTCCAGAAAATGGAaagtgagttctgggaactcaaggtgaagggtactgacattgaggctTATACCAACCATTTCTTAGAGTTGGCTACATTGTGCAACGACATGGTACCTACAGAACACAAGAAGATTGAACGTTATGTTGAAGGTCTGTCTGATGAGATTCAGGGTAATGTGATAGCTGCTGGTAAGGAGACCGTCGATGGTGTGATATTGATGGCTCAAAATTTGGTAATGGCGAAAAGAAGGAAGCTCGCCACTAATAAGCAAACTGAAGTAAAAGCTGCTGATAATAAAAGGAATTTTGAGCCTGCTCAGAGTTCGGGTCAGGGTTCAAACAAAAGGGTTAGTGATGCTACAAAAAGTAGTTATATTGGAACAAAGCCATTATGTAATCGCTGTGATAAGCATCATCATGGGAGGTGCACTGTTGAGTGCAGTAGGTGTAAGAAAATTGGTCACTTAACCAAGAATTGTAAGGTTGTGCTGCCTGCAACCAACACTCCAGCTGCAAAGACTAATCCAACCGTGCCTACTTGTTACGGTTGCGGGGAAGTTGGGCATTTCAGAAACCAGTGCCCTAAGAACAAGACTGCAATAGCGGGTAATGCTAAGGGTAGAGCATTTCTCATGACTACCGAAGAGGCCCGTGAGGAAGATGAAGTTATAACGG CCGACAAAAACTTTAAGATCGACTTACTGCCAGTcgaattaggaagctttgatgtagttgTAGGGATGGATTGGCTAACCCCGTTgagagctgcaatcatgtgttgTGATAAAACCATTAATATTCCTCTTAAGAATGGTGAAACCCTAATCATACAAGGAGAAAAgagtggttctaaacttaataTCATCTCTTGTATCAAAACCCGTAAATACATGATGAAGGGGTATCAAGCCATCTTGGCTAATGTTAAGGAAGTCGAACCAGAAGAGAAACGAATTGAAGATGTTCCGGTAGTTAGAgaatttcctgaagtttttcctgaagaactccctggtcttccacctcaaAGACAAGTCAAGTTTCAAATCGATCTAACTCccagtgctgcacctattgcaaag aaacaactaaacatgaggcaacggCGATGGGTTGAActactaaacgactatgattgtgagcttAAGTACCATCCCGGTAAGGgaaatgttgttgccgatgctctCAGTCGAAAGGAACGTAATAAACCTATTcgagtccgagctttgaacatggtTATTCAGACTAATCTTACAACtcgaatccgcgaagcacaacttgAAGCATTGAAGGAAGAAAATGTCCAACTCGAGAGACTAAAAG